In Synechococcus sp. CB0101, a genomic segment contains:
- a CDS encoding UvrD-helicase domain-containing protein translates to MSLRRFDANAMPLGAGIRLLEASAGTGKTFALAHLVLRLLSEGRAPLAVEQLLVVTFTDAAAAELRDRIARRLQDALQLLEPGSSATPGDAPLAAWLEALGPNPPALLRGRLLLALEQLDRADITTIHGFCRRTLQRQALEAGLGPAVSLESEGRERRAELVHDYWSRQVLPLPAGLLAGLRQKQVSPEQLAGLLGSLDGDPALALDPLPLASDTPLAPQLEALWPQLWQRFQQEWQERSEALEEDLAAAASELNSLGLPYKPFRLKAKPDKLQRVQAWLDGLTGTPSYQEVLSQSDLLGYFHPGSFCKVAAVAHGEAVPLPQRPLLEAIAALVDGPAELALLHFAHWGRSELLRRRERSGQMGFGQLLEALDPGPDASSPSPLLEAVAQRYRAALIDEFQDTDPIQWRILQRAFTGPGSNHLLVMVGDPKQAIYRFRGGELATYRQAAASASERYGLIENRRSSAALVAGLNALMRPGLVLSELDVPEVEAQANKGELLLGADETPLQLLPVEPAQLESRVAALCQAVLERRLVLRQGASERVLEPVDLCLLVGRHSQAESLRAALEQRQLPSRLVSRGDVFETVGATALQRLLDALASPGDPGRQRLLAASPLLGWSAEELQASPPERWDQLAADLSQWAQQLPRLGLTGVLAELLAADGLAQLSLRGRALADLQQAAELVQEQMHSQGLGAVAAADWLRNLRLQEERDPPDTHLCRSDAAQSAIAVVTVHRSKGLEYPVVICPYLWKAPAPAKAGGQRLGRRWLPPDSPSPRLDLHLNPYWGPGRTAARQDHQAQLQEAERLAYVACTRAQHLLVLAWPGADQAEAGNPLSPWLEQPELAALHPIDPAELPPPKRPWTPDPEQGALELGPTPSRSLDSRWGRASYSAWAHAGAALPPQAQDEGRDSDALNPADDSDAAAAPATPSSSWPALGPLAAFPRGSGPGDALHRMLEQLDFGELAHNPEASRPLLLQELERAGLDAELIDPLLDGLVHLVQSPLGGALGACRLMDLASGSWLSELNFDLPLAHDDPDRLVRSSGLASAFEQHPGGPFGADYGRQLRSLQVASRGFLTGSIDLVFQWQERWWVADWKSNWLGRKGSQGQVLACGPADYSQAAMAELMSRSHYPLQAHLYLVALHRYLSWRLPGYAPTQHLGGYAYVFLRGVPGPMADPEAGVPGVVVDTPPLERVFALDALLREGQP, encoded by the coding sequence ATGAGCCTCCGCCGCTTCGATGCCAACGCCATGCCCCTGGGCGCGGGCATCCGCCTGCTGGAGGCCAGTGCGGGCACCGGCAAAACCTTCGCCCTGGCACACCTGGTGTTGCGCCTGCTCAGCGAAGGCCGCGCGCCGCTAGCGGTGGAGCAATTGCTGGTGGTCACCTTCACCGATGCAGCGGCAGCGGAACTGCGCGATCGCATCGCCCGCCGCCTGCAGGACGCCCTGCAATTGCTCGAACCCGGCAGCAGCGCCACCCCCGGCGATGCACCCCTGGCCGCCTGGCTGGAGGCCCTCGGCCCCAATCCACCGGCATTGCTGCGCGGCCGCCTGCTGCTGGCTCTCGAGCAGCTTGATCGCGCCGACATCACCACCATCCACGGCTTCTGCCGCCGGACGCTGCAGCGCCAGGCCCTCGAAGCTGGACTGGGGCCAGCGGTGAGCCTGGAGAGCGAAGGCCGCGAGCGCCGCGCCGAGCTGGTGCACGACTACTGGAGCCGCCAGGTGCTCCCCCTGCCAGCGGGGTTGCTGGCGGGGCTGCGCCAGAAGCAGGTCAGCCCAGAGCAGCTGGCGGGGCTGCTCGGCAGCCTCGATGGCGATCCGGCGCTGGCGCTCGATCCGCTGCCGCTAGCCAGCGATACCCCCTTAGCCCCTCAGCTCGAAGCGCTGTGGCCGCAGCTCTGGCAGCGCTTCCAACAGGAGTGGCAGGAGCGCAGCGAAGCACTGGAAGAAGACCTCGCCGCCGCGGCCAGCGAGCTCAACAGCCTGGGGCTCCCCTACAAGCCCTTCCGGCTCAAAGCCAAGCCCGACAAGCTGCAGCGGGTGCAGGCCTGGCTGGACGGGCTCACCGGCACCCCGAGCTATCAAGAGGTGCTCAGCCAGAGCGATCTGCTCGGCTACTTCCACCCCGGCAGCTTCTGCAAGGTGGCGGCCGTGGCCCATGGCGAAGCGGTGCCGCTGCCGCAGCGGCCGTTGCTCGAGGCGATCGCAGCACTGGTGGATGGACCGGCGGAGCTGGCGCTGCTGCACTTCGCCCATTGGGGCCGCTCCGAACTATTGCGGCGGCGGGAGCGCAGCGGCCAGATGGGGTTCGGCCAGCTGCTCGAGGCCCTCGATCCAGGACCCGACGCCAGCTCCCCCTCGCCATTGCTGGAGGCCGTGGCCCAGCGCTACCGCGCCGCCTTGATCGATGAATTCCAGGACACCGACCCAATCCAGTGGCGGATCCTGCAGCGCGCCTTTACCGGGCCCGGCTCCAACCACCTCCTGGTGATGGTGGGCGATCCCAAACAGGCGATCTACCGCTTCCGCGGTGGTGAACTGGCCACCTACCGCCAGGCCGCCGCCAGCGCCAGCGAGCGATACGGCCTGATCGAAAACCGCCGCTCCAGCGCAGCCCTGGTGGCGGGGCTCAATGCCCTGATGCGGCCGGGGCTGGTGCTCTCCGAGCTGGATGTGCCTGAGGTGGAGGCCCAAGCCAACAAAGGCGAGCTGCTGCTCGGCGCCGACGAAACACCGCTGCAGCTGTTGCCGGTGGAACCCGCCCAGCTCGAGAGCCGTGTGGCGGCCCTCTGCCAGGCCGTGCTCGAGCGACGGCTGGTGTTGCGGCAGGGCGCGAGCGAACGGGTGCTGGAGCCCGTTGATCTCTGCCTGCTGGTGGGGCGCCACAGCCAGGCCGAAAGCTTGAGAGCCGCGCTGGAGCAACGGCAACTGCCCAGCCGGCTGGTGAGCCGCGGCGATGTGTTTGAAACCGTGGGTGCCACGGCGCTGCAGCGCCTGCTCGATGCCTTGGCCAGCCCCGGCGACCCGGGGCGCCAACGCCTGCTGGCGGCCTCGCCGCTCCTGGGCTGGTCGGCCGAGGAGCTGCAGGCCAGCCCGCCGGAGCGCTGGGATCAGCTGGCGGCGGATCTCAGCCAATGGGCGCAGCAGCTGCCGCGGCTCGGCCTCACCGGTGTGCTCGCCGAGCTGCTCGCCGCCGATGGCCTGGCGCAGCTCTCGCTGCGGGGCCGGGCCCTGGCGGATCTGCAGCAGGCGGCCGAACTGGTGCAGGAGCAGATGCACAGCCAGGGGCTGGGGGCGGTGGCGGCGGCCGATTGGCTGCGCAACCTGCGGCTGCAGGAGGAGCGCGACCCCCCCGATACCCACCTCTGCCGCAGCGACGCCGCCCAATCCGCCATCGCCGTGGTGACCGTGCACCGCAGCAAAGGGCTCGAATACCCAGTGGTGATCTGCCCCTATCTCTGGAAGGCCCCAGCCCCCGCCAAGGCCGGTGGCCAGCGGCTGGGGCGGCGCTGGCTGCCACCTGATAGCCCGTCGCCGCGGCTGGATCTCCACCTCAATCCCTATTGGGGGCCCGGCCGCACCGCCGCCCGCCAAGACCACCAAGCCCAGCTGCAGGAGGCGGAGCGCCTGGCCTACGTGGCCTGCACCCGCGCCCAACACCTGCTGGTGCTCGCCTGGCCCGGCGCCGACCAAGCCGAAGCCGGCAACCCACTCAGCCCCTGGCTGGAGCAACCGGAGCTGGCGGCACTGCACCCGATCGATCCGGCCGAACTGCCGCCGCCGAAGCGTCCCTGGACGCCCGATCCTGAGCAGGGCGCCCTGGAGCTGGGCCCCACCCCCAGCCGCAGCCTCGATAGCCGCTGGGGCCGGGCCAGCTATTCCGCCTGGGCCCACGCCGGCGCCGCCCTGCCGCCCCAAGCGCAAGACGAAGGCCGCGACAGCGATGCCCTCAACCCCGCCGACGACAGCGACGCGGCCGCCGCGCCGGCCACACCCAGCTCCAGCTGGCCGGCGCTGGGCCCGCTCGCCGCGTTCCCCCGCGGCTCAGGCCCAGGGGATGCGCTGCACCGCATGCTCGAGCAACTGGATTTCGGCGAGCTGGCGCACAACCCCGAGGCCAGCAGGCCCCTGTTGCTGCAGGAGCTCGAGCGCGCCGGCCTCGACGCGGAGCTCATCGATCCGCTGCTGGACGGGCTGGTGCACTTGGTTCAAAGCCCCCTCGGCGGTGCGCTGGGGGCCTGCCGGCTGATGGATCTGGCGAGCGGCAGCTGGCTGAGCGAGCTCAACTTCGATCTCCCCCTGGCCCACGACGACCCAGATCGGCTGGTGCGCAGCAGCGGCCTGGCCAGCGCGTTTGAGCAGCACCCAGGCGGGCCCTTCGGCGCGGACTACGGCCGGCAGCTGCGCAGCCTGCAGGTGGCCAGCCGCGGTTTCCTCACCGGCTCGATCGATCTGGTGTTCCAGTGGCAGGAGCGCTGGTGGGTGGCCGACTGGAAGAGCAACTGGCTGGGCCGGAAAGGCAGCCAAGGCCAGGTGCTGGCCTGCGGACCGGCCGACTACAGCCAAGCCGCCATGGCAGAGCTGATGTCCCGCAGCCACTACCCCCTGCAGGCGCACCTCTATCTGGTGGCGCTGCACCGCTATCTGAGCTGGCGCCTGCCCGGCTATGCCCCCACCCAGCACCTGGGCGGCTACGCCTATGTGTTCCTGCGCGGTGTGCCCGGGCCGATGGCTGATCCCGAGGCGGGTGTTCCCGGCGTGGTGGTGGACACACCGCCCCTGGAGCGTGTGTTCGCCCTCGATGCCCTGCTGCGGGAGGGCCAGCCATGA
- a CDS encoding ATP-dependent RecD-like DNA helicase gives MSSLAAALQDTLLRRQPPAPGADPRLLQPVITALFEALEQGELGLDLRQSELEEASLEALAASGWLTGPEALLVRDGPWLRWRRWHEQLEHCLSDLIARATTPLSPAPSPGTLNAAAATAAQAGLDAQQQAAVVALLERQLVLLLGGPGTGKTSTVARMLEAALAQEPQLRVQLAAPTGKAAARLSAALTGVQPLPCSTLHRLLEARGSNRFARNARHRLELDLLVVDELSMVDLPLMAALLDALPEQARLLLVGDPGQLPPVGTGAVLEELCRPHIRKQLGGAVLELTTTYRNNGAIADVAAALRQQAPSAADPLLALRPQLEQLPANANLAWLEAPLPQLPAAVLQPLREQQQRLRQRCQALRWQGEQLHPSDGAALLGRWKRASP, from the coding sequence ATGAGCAGCCTGGCCGCCGCCCTGCAAGACACCCTGCTGCGCCGCCAACCACCGGCGCCTGGGGCGGATCCGCGCCTGCTCCAACCAGTGATCACCGCGTTGTTCGAGGCCCTGGAGCAGGGCGAGCTGGGGCTCGATCTACGCCAGAGCGAGCTGGAGGAAGCATCCCTGGAGGCCCTCGCCGCCAGCGGCTGGCTCACCGGGCCCGAGGCGCTGCTGGTGCGCGATGGCCCCTGGCTGCGCTGGCGCCGCTGGCATGAGCAGCTCGAGCATTGCTTGAGCGATCTGATCGCCCGCGCAACCACACCCCTCAGCCCCGCCCCCAGCCCGGGCACCCTCAACGCAGCCGCGGCCACCGCAGCCCAGGCCGGGCTGGACGCGCAGCAACAGGCCGCTGTGGTGGCGCTGCTCGAGCGGCAGCTGGTGCTGCTGCTCGGGGGGCCCGGCACCGGCAAAACCTCCACCGTGGCGCGGATGCTCGAGGCCGCCCTGGCCCAGGAACCTCAGCTCCGGGTGCAGCTGGCCGCCCCCACCGGCAAGGCCGCCGCCCGGCTGAGCGCAGCGCTCACCGGCGTGCAACCGCTGCCCTGCTCCACCCTGCACCGGCTGCTCGAGGCCCGCGGCAGCAACCGCTTTGCCCGCAACGCCCGCCATCGGCTGGAGCTCGATCTGCTGGTGGTGGATGAGCTCTCGATGGTGGATCTGCCCCTGATGGCCGCCCTGCTCGACGCCCTGCCGGAGCAGGCCCGCCTGCTGCTGGTGGGGGATCCAGGGCAACTCCCGCCGGTGGGCACCGGCGCGGTGCTCGAGGAGCTCTGCCGCCCCCACATCCGCAAGCAGCTGGGCGGCGCGGTGCTTGAGCTCACCACTACCTACCGCAACAACGGCGCCATCGCCGACGTGGCCGCCGCCCTGCGCCAACAGGCCCCCAGCGCCGCCGATCCCCTGCTGGCCCTGCGGCCGCAGCTCGAGCAGCTGCCAGCCAACGCCAACCTCGCCTGGCTGGAAGCCCCACTGCCCCAGTTGCCAGCGGCCGTGCTCCAGCCGCTGCGGGAGCAGCAGCAGCGGCTGCGTCAGCGCTGCCAGGCGCTGCGTTGGCAGGGGGAGCAGCTGCACCCCAGCGATGGGGCCGCCCTGCTGGGGCGCTGGAAGCGCGCATCGCCTTGA
- a CDS encoding ATP-binding domain-containing protein, whose protein sequence is MEALHRALLGPAAAAPLERWPLGTPVLNRLNRPEQELANGDIGVLVEREGQRLVWMSSGRLLHPARLAGAEPALALTVHKSQGSQYGEVLLLLPPSRHSDPRLLYTGLTRARQKVLLVTPRQAT, encoded by the coding sequence GTGGAGGCCTTGCACCGGGCGCTGCTCGGCCCTGCTGCCGCGGCACCGCTGGAGCGCTGGCCCCTGGGCACGCCGGTGCTGAACCGGCTAAACCGCCCCGAGCAGGAGCTCGCCAACGGCGACATCGGCGTGCTCGTGGAGCGCGAAGGCCAGCGGCTGGTGTGGATGAGCTCCGGCCGGTTGCTCCACCCGGCCCGGCTGGCGGGGGCCGAACCCGCCTTGGCCCTCACAGTGCACAAATCCCAGGGCAGCCAATACGGCGAGGTGCTGCTGCTGCTCCCCCCCAGCCGTCACAGCGATCCGCGCCTGCTCTACACCGGGCTCACCCGGGCCCGCCAGAAGGTGCTGCTGGTCACACCACGGCAAGCCACCTAG
- a CDS encoding phosphomannose isomerase type II C-terminal cupin domain gives MNSVVERPWGWFEPLGSGEGYLVKRLCIRAGQRISLQRHHHRSEHWVVVGGHGTLLCDNHTVNAQAGTTFWIPCGAVHRASAGDQDLLIVEVQRGDQLSEDDIERLADDYQRIAERASGQVLS, from the coding sequence ATGAACAGCGTGGTGGAGCGCCCCTGGGGCTGGTTTGAACCGCTGGGCAGCGGTGAGGGCTACCTGGTGAAACGGCTCTGCATCCGCGCCGGCCAGCGCATCAGCCTGCAGCGCCACCACCACCGCAGCGAGCACTGGGTGGTGGTGGGCGGCCACGGCACCCTCCTCTGCGACAACCACACCGTGAACGCCCAGGCCGGCACCACCTTCTGGATCCCCTGCGGCGCCGTGCACCGCGCCAGCGCCGGCGATCAGGATCTGCTGATCGTGGAAGTGCAGCGGGGCGATCAGCTCAGCGAAGACGACATCGAACGCCTCGCCGATGACTACCAACGCATCGCGGAGCGCGCTTCCGGCCAAGTGTTAAGTTGA
- a CDS encoding DEAD/DEAH box helicase: protein MAVDLSALDCASSTSADDSAEVSTTVIAATPSGFASFGFAPELLDALTAIGYEEPSPIQKAAIPELLLGRDLVGQAQTGTGKTAAFALPMLAALDGQQRTPQVLVLTPTRELAIQVADAFKSYAANMPHLRVLPLYGGSDFRDQIVRLKRGVQIVVGTPGRVMDHMRQGTLDLSGLRSLVLDEADEMLRMGFIDDVEWVLEQLPSQRQVVLFSATMPPEIRRISHKYLNDPAEVTIKTKGADSSRIRQRFITVNGPQKLEALTRVLESETKEGVIIFARTKAITVTVAEALEAKGYDVAVLNGDVAQSQRERTIERLKNGTVDVLVATDVAARGLDVDRITLVVNYDIPFDSEAYVHRVGRTGRAGRSGDAILFVTPRERRFLGGLERAVGRPIEPMQIPSNATINQSRLDRLRQRLSDGLTTEGRDEERALLSEIVQRVAQESGATPEQLALAALQLVVGPQPLLVQGDESWIRQAAGRDGGRDGSRDGRRDGRREERPGASRRGPREQSGPPESGMERFRIEVGWRDRVKPGNIVGAIANEAGLNGRSIGRIQIFDAHSLVDLPQGMPEDVFQGLRRLKVMNRELQISRSRD from the coding sequence GTGGCCGTTGATCTGAGCGCCCTCGATTGCGCCAGCAGCACCAGCGCCGATGACAGCGCCGAGGTGAGCACCACCGTGATCGCCGCCACGCCCTCAGGCTTCGCCAGCTTCGGCTTCGCGCCTGAGTTGCTCGATGCCCTCACCGCCATCGGCTACGAGGAGCCCTCCCCGATCCAGAAGGCCGCGATCCCTGAGCTGTTGCTCGGCCGAGACCTGGTGGGCCAGGCCCAAACCGGCACCGGCAAAACCGCAGCGTTCGCCCTGCCGATGCTCGCGGCCCTGGATGGCCAGCAGCGCACCCCCCAGGTGCTGGTGCTCACCCCCACCCGTGAGCTGGCCATCCAGGTGGCCGATGCCTTCAAGAGCTATGCGGCGAACATGCCGCACCTGCGCGTGCTGCCCCTCTATGGCGGCTCCGATTTCCGCGATCAGATCGTTCGCCTCAAGCGCGGCGTGCAGATCGTGGTGGGCACCCCCGGCCGGGTGATGGACCACATGCGCCAGGGCACCCTCGACCTCAGCGGCCTGCGCAGCCTGGTGCTCGACGAAGCCGACGAGATGCTGCGCATGGGCTTCATCGACGACGTGGAGTGGGTGCTCGAGCAGCTCCCCAGCCAGCGCCAGGTGGTGCTCTTCTCCGCCACGATGCCGCCCGAAATTCGGCGCATTTCGCACAAATACCTCAACGATCCTGCTGAGGTCACGATCAAAACGAAGGGCGCCGATTCCAGCCGGATTCGCCAGCGCTTCATCACCGTCAACGGTCCCCAGAAGCTCGAAGCCCTCACCCGGGTGCTCGAGTCGGAAACCAAAGAAGGGGTGATCATCTTTGCCCGCACCAAGGCGATCACCGTCACCGTGGCCGAAGCCCTCGAAGCCAAGGGCTACGACGTGGCCGTGCTCAACGGTGATGTGGCTCAAAGCCAGCGGGAGCGCACGATCGAGCGCCTCAAGAACGGCACGGTGGATGTGCTGGTGGCCACCGATGTGGCGGCCCGCGGCCTCGATGTGGACCGCATCACCCTGGTGGTGAACTACGACATCCCCTTCGATTCCGAGGCCTACGTGCACCGGGTCGGCCGCACCGGCCGCGCCGGTCGCAGCGGCGACGCGATTCTGTTTGTCACCCCAAGGGAGCGGCGTTTCCTGGGCGGGTTGGAGCGGGCAGTGGGCCGGCCGATCGAGCCGATGCAGATCCCCAGCAACGCCACCATCAACCAGAGCCGCCTGGATCGTCTGCGCCAGCGCCTCAGCGACGGCCTCACCACCGAAGGCCGTGATGAAGAGCGCGCCCTGCTCTCCGAGATCGTGCAGCGAGTCGCCCAAGAGAGTGGCGCCACGCCTGAGCAGCTGGCCCTGGCCGCTCTGCAGCTGGTGGTGGGTCCCCAGCCGCTGCTGGTGCAAGGCGATGAGAGCTGGATCCGCCAGGCCGCTGGCCGCGATGGCGGGCGCGACGGCAGCCGTGATGGGCGCCGCGACGGGCGCCGCGAGGAACGCCCCGGTGCCAGCCGCCGCGGCCCCCGCGAGCAATCCGGTCCGCCGGAGTCCGGCATGGAGCGCTTCCGCATCGAGGTGGGCTGGCGCGATCGCGTCAAGCCCGGAAACATCGTGGGCGCCATCGCCAATGAAGCCGGCCTCAACGGCCGCAGCATCGGCCGCATCCAGATCTTCGATGCCCACAGCCTCGTGGATCTGCCCCAGGGCATGCCCGAAGACGTGTTCCAGGGCCTGCGGCGCCTGAAGGTGATGAACCGCGAACTGCAGATCAGCCGTTCCCGCGACTGA
- a CDS encoding RNA-binding protein, with amino-acid sequence MTIYIGNLSFQAEQEDLLDLFSQYGEVAKCSLPLDRETGRKRGFAFVEMANEADEQKAVDDLQNVEWMGRMIRVNKATPRQGGGGGGGGGRGGYGGGGGGRGGYGGGGGYGGGGGDRGGYGGGGGGYGGGGGRGYDGGGGNRW; translated from the coding sequence ATGACCATTTACATCGGCAACCTCTCGTTCCAGGCCGAACAAGAGGATCTGCTTGACCTCTTCAGCCAGTACGGCGAAGTGGCCAAGTGCAGCCTTCCCCTCGACCGTGAGACCGGCCGTAAGCGCGGTTTCGCCTTCGTCGAAATGGCAAACGAGGCCGACGAACAGAAGGCCGTCGACGACCTCCAGAACGTGGAGTGGATGGGTCGCATGATCCGCGTCAACAAGGCCACTCCCCGCCAAGGCGGTGGTGGTGGTGGCGGCGGTGGCCGCGGCGGTTATGGCGGTGGCGGCGGTGGCCGCGGCGGCTATGGCGGCGGTGGCGGCTACGGCGGCGGTGGCGGTGACCGTGGTGGTTACGGCGGCGGTGGCGGCGGCTACGGCGGTGGCGGTGGCCGTGGTTACGACGGCGGCGGCGGCAACCGCTGGTGA
- a CDS encoding oxaloacetate decarboxylase, with amino-acid sequence MQAFTSPADQLRALLAGESCQVMPCCFDALSARLVERAGFPLTFMSGFSVAAARAALPDTGLLTVTEMLDQGRSICGAVRIPVIGDGDTGHGNAANVQRTMHQFARAGFAGIMLEDQLAPKRCGHTGVKEVVSREEALGRIRAAVAARAEGADLVIVARTDARSALAASHGDEAALDEALWRLKAFAELGADVLFLEAPRSEAEMRRFCAEVPGWRMANMLEGGFTPLLPPDRLAAMGFRLAAYPLTLLSCAAAAMQDALADLAAGRTPERMLEFAELRELVGFDHYDAVLQAQASGSL; translated from the coding sequence ATGCAAGCGTTCACCAGCCCTGCCGATCAGTTGCGTGCGCTCTTGGCGGGAGAGTCTTGCCAGGTGATGCCCTGCTGCTTCGATGCCCTCTCAGCGCGGTTGGTGGAGCGGGCCGGCTTTCCGCTCACCTTCATGAGCGGCTTCTCCGTGGCCGCGGCGCGGGCCGCGCTGCCGGATACGGGGCTGCTCACGGTGACGGAGATGCTCGATCAGGGGCGCTCGATCTGTGGGGCGGTGCGCATCCCGGTGATCGGCGATGGCGACACGGGCCATGGCAACGCGGCCAACGTGCAGCGCACCATGCACCAGTTCGCTCGGGCTGGGTTCGCCGGGATCATGCTGGAAGACCAGCTGGCCCCAAAGCGCTGCGGCCACACGGGTGTGAAAGAAGTGGTGAGCCGCGAGGAGGCCCTGGGCCGGATTCGCGCCGCGGTAGCGGCCCGCGCCGAAGGCGCCGATCTGGTGATCGTGGCGCGCACCGATGCCCGCTCGGCCCTGGCGGCAAGCCATGGCGATGAGGCCGCGTTGGACGAGGCCCTCTGGCGCTTGAAGGCGTTCGCTGAACTGGGCGCCGATGTGTTGTTCCTGGAGGCGCCGCGTTCCGAGGCGGAGATGCGCCGCTTCTGCGCCGAGGTGCCGGGCTGGCGCATGGCCAACATGTTGGAGGGGGGCTTCACACCGCTCTTGCCTCCTGATCGGCTCGCAGCGATGGGCTTCCGGTTGGCGGCCTATCCGCTCACCCTGCTCTCCTGCGCGGCTGCGGCGATGCAAGACGCCCTGGCAGATCTGGCGGCCGGGCGCACGCCCGAGCGGATGCTGGAGTTCGCCGAGCTGCGGGAGCTGGTGGGTTTTGATCACTACGACGCGGTGCTGCAAGCCCAGGCCAGCGGCTCACTGTGA
- a CDS encoding ABC transporter ATP-binding protein yields MASQPSPLQRLLGSLRPHRRLVWLAASCSVLNKLFDLAPPVLIGLAVDVVVQQNTSWLAAFGVTTVPAQLGVLAALSFVIWSAESLFEYLYALLWRNLAQTVQHELRLEAYSHLQRLEMGFFEASSSGRLLAILNDDINQLERFLDHGANEILQLITTVLAVGGAMVWLSPTVAGVSFIPIPLILWGSLSFQKRLQPRYREVRERAGDLASRLANNLGGMLTIKSYAAEPWENQRLAEQSQAYRISNAKAIRFSAAFIPLIRFAILFAFLAILVIGGLQAWSGAIAVGTYSFLVFITQRLLWPLTSLGRTLDDYQRAMASSQRVLDLIDTPITIPSGDRPLPLGRVQGAIAFRHVDFAYSGREPLLQNFNLEVPAGSTIGIVGATGSGKSTIVKLLLRLYELQGGAIELDGIPIQQLQLADLRRAIGLVSQEVFLFHGTVAENIAYGSFEAPRAAIARAADLAEAARFIEALPQGYDTVVGERGQRLSGGQRQRIALARAILKNPPVLILDEATAAVDNETEAAIQRSLDHITAERTTLVIAHRLSTVRHADQIVVMDQGRIVERGSHDQLIAAAGAYVNLWRVQAGLRADEALRL; encoded by the coding sequence ATGGCTTCCCAACCCTCTCCGCTGCAACGTCTGCTTGGCAGCCTGCGCCCCCATCGGCGCCTGGTCTGGCTCGCGGCCAGCTGCTCGGTGCTCAACAAACTGTTCGATCTCGCCCCACCGGTGCTGATCGGCCTGGCGGTGGATGTGGTGGTGCAGCAGAACACCTCCTGGCTGGCGGCTTTCGGGGTCACCACGGTGCCGGCGCAGTTGGGAGTGTTGGCGGCGCTCTCCTTTGTGATCTGGAGCGCTGAATCGCTGTTCGAATACCTCTACGCGCTGCTCTGGCGCAACCTGGCCCAAACGGTGCAGCACGAGCTGCGCCTCGAGGCCTACAGCCATCTGCAGCGGCTGGAGATGGGCTTCTTTGAAGCGAGCAGCAGCGGTCGCCTACTGGCGATCCTCAACGACGACATCAACCAGCTGGAGCGCTTCCTCGATCACGGCGCCAACGAGATCCTGCAGTTGATCACCACCGTGCTCGCCGTCGGCGGCGCCATGGTGTGGCTCTCCCCCACGGTGGCGGGGGTGTCGTTTATTCCGATCCCGCTGATCCTCTGGGGATCGCTGAGCTTCCAGAAACGGCTTCAGCCTCGCTACCGCGAGGTGCGCGAGCGCGCCGGCGACCTCGCCAGCCGCCTCGCCAACAACCTCGGCGGCATGCTCACGATCAAGAGCTACGCGGCCGAGCCATGGGAGAACCAACGCCTCGCCGAGCAGAGCCAGGCCTACCGCATCAGCAACGCCAAAGCGATCCGCTTCTCGGCCGCCTTCATCCCGCTGATCCGTTTCGCGATCCTGTTTGCCTTCCTGGCGATCCTGGTGATCGGCGGCCTGCAGGCCTGGAGTGGCGCCATCGCTGTGGGCACCTATTCGTTTTTGGTGTTCATCACCCAGCGACTGCTTTGGCCGCTCACCAGCCTCGGCCGCACCCTCGATGACTACCAGCGCGCCATGGCCTCGAGCCAGCGGGTGCTGGATCTGATCGACACCCCCATCACCATCCCCAGCGGTGATCGCCCCCTACCCCTGGGCCGCGTGCAGGGCGCCATCGCCTTCCGCCATGTCGATTTCGCCTACAGCGGCCGCGAGCCCTTGCTCCAGAACTTCAACCTGGAGGTGCCTGCTGGCAGCACCATCGGCATCGTTGGCGCCACGGGCTCGGGCAAGAGCACGATCGTGAAACTGCTGCTGCGGCTCTATGAGCTGCAAGGCGGCGCGATCGAGCTCGATGGCATCCCGATCCAACAGCTACAGCTGGCCGACCTGCGGCGCGCCATCGGCCTGGTGAGCCAGGAGGTGTTCCTGTTCCACGGCACCGTGGCCGAGAACATCGCCTACGGCAGTTTTGAGGCGCCCCGCGCCGCGATCGCCCGAGCGGCGGATCTCGCCGAGGCCGCCCGCTTCATCGAGGCGCTGCCCCAGGGCTACGACACGGTGGTGGGTGAGCGGGGCCAGCGGCTTTCCGGCGGCCAGCGCCAACGCATTGCCCTGGCCCGCGCCATCCTCAAGAACCCGCCGGTGTTGATCCTCGATGAAGCCACCGCGGCCGTCGACAACGAAACCGAAGCGGCGATCCAGCGCTCGCTGGATCACATCACCGCCGAGCGCACCACCCTGGTGATTGCCCACCGTCTCTCCACCGTGCGCCACGCCGATCAGATCGTGGTGATGGATCAGGGGCGGATCGTGGAGCGCGGCAGCCACGATCAACTGATCGCCGCCGCCGGCGCCTACGTGAATCTGTGGCGGGTGCAGGCGGGCCTCCGCGCCGATGAGGCCCTGCGCCTCTAA